Proteins encoded in a region of the Oscillospiraceae bacterium MB24-C1 genome:
- a CDS encoding FAD:protein FMN transferase, giving the protein MKRFLFILTIILMLLTRPERSPRYTVTFWGAFDSMITITANAESRQQFDALTETAIARFTELSHDYDRFLEPGTIVNLATLNRMAGQGEIHVSKALFDLLSFAQAGAAKTDSLVIPTFGSVTELWRKQIVYAQNGPGTPPGIKALQEAVKNTDVSLLKLNKKTQSAALLSSGALLDVGAVAKGYATELVGRELAANGLTRLAISSGGNIRVFSPPVGKTCWRIGVQNPDAAILGDDDTLGTLFINDMAVATSGDYQRFFWYQDQRYHHLIDPQTLFPARYYRSVTVACNNAGEADLFSTALFLADWSHSYDIAEREKIAALWVMPDGSVKTNARMDKLIKNK; this is encoded by the coding sequence ATGAAGCGATTTTTATTTATATTGACGATAATTTTAATGTTGTTGACTCGCCCCGAACGCAGCCCACGATACACCGTGACGTTTTGGGGCGCTTTTGATTCCATGATTACCATCACCGCAAATGCAGAATCCAGACAGCAGTTCGATGCGTTAACCGAAACCGCTATAGCTAGGTTTACCGAGCTTAGCCACGATTATGACAGGTTTTTAGAACCGGGCACAATTGTCAATTTAGCCACGCTCAACCGAATGGCCGGACAGGGAGAAATTCATGTTTCAAAAGCGCTTTTTGACCTGCTCTCCTTTGCGCAAGCCGGTGCGGCAAAAACGGATTCTTTGGTGATTCCCACCTTTGGCTCAGTGACCGAACTATGGCGCAAACAGATTGTTTACGCCCAGAACGGCCCAGGTACACCGCCCGGCATAAAAGCGCTACAAGAGGCGGTGAAAAACACCGACGTGTCGCTACTGAAATTAAATAAAAAAACCCAAAGTGCCGCTCTGCTTTCAAGCGGAGCTTTGCTGGATGTAGGCGCGGTTGCCAAAGGTTACGCCACAGAACTGGTGGGGCGTGAATTGGCAGCAAATGGGCTAACTCGGTTGGCGATATCAAGTGGTGGCAACATCCGGGTGTTTTCTCCGCCTGTGGGCAAAACCTGCTGGCGCATCGGGGTTCAAAACCCCGATGCAGCGATTTTGGGTGATGACGACACGCTGGGGACTTTGTTCATCAACGATATGGCGGTAGCCACCAGTGGGGATTATCAGCGCTTTTTTTGGTATCAGGATCAGCGGTACCATCACCTAATCGATCCGCAAACGCTTTTTCCCGCACGATATTATCGTAGCGTGACAGTGGCTTGTAACAACGCAGGTGAAGCTGATTTATTTTCTACGGCGCTGTTTTTGGCCGACTGGTCTCATAGTTATGACATCGCTGAACGTGAAAAAATAGCTGCACTCTGGGTAATGCCGGACGGCAGCGTCAAAACCAACGCACGAATGGATAAACTGATCAAAAACAAATAA
- a CDS encoding chromate transporter — protein MTYLLLFVEFFKTGLFAIGGGLATLPFLFDMAERYPWFDRAMLVDMIAVAESTPGPIGVNVATYAGFTAGGLLGGLIATFGLVLPSYIVIVIVAQFLAKFSSSPVVKSVFYGIRPAATGMIAAAGFSVLRSTLLYTDRFAGFNSLLSVLNIPAIILFAVIYYLYVRFKKHPIFYIAGAAAIGIIFKL, from the coding sequence ATGACCTATCTTCTTTTATTTGTGGAATTCTTTAAAACCGGCCTGTTCGCCATCGGCGGTGGGTTGGCTACCCTGCCCTTTCTGTTTGACATGGCCGAGCGCTATCCCTGGTTCGACCGCGCCATGCTGGTGGACATGATTGCAGTTGCGGAATCAACGCCTGGGCCCATCGGAGTTAATGTTGCAACCTATGCCGGTTTTACCGCCGGCGGCTTGTTGGGCGGTCTGATCGCCACCTTTGGTCTCGTTTTGCCGTCTTATATCGTCATTGTGATCGTCGCGCAGTTTCTTGCCAAATTTTCAAGCAGCCCAGTCGTCAAGTCCGTGTTTTATGGCATACGCCCAGCGGCCACCGGTATGATCGCTGCCGCAGGTTTTTCTGTATTGCGCAGTACGCTGCTGTACACCGACCGCTTTGCAGGTTTTAACAGCCTGCTTTCGGTGCTGAACATCCCGGCCATTATTTTGTTTGCTGTGATCTATTATCTTTATGTGCGTTTCAAAAAACACCCGATATTTTATATTGCAGGCGCTGCAGCTATCGGCATTATTTTCAAACTGTAA
- a CDS encoding chromate transporter produces MNVYLDMFWAFFCIGGLTFGGGYAMLPMLEREIVDRRHWTTSEELLDFYAVGQCTPGIIAVNVATLIGFRQKRYLGAFFCTAGVVAPSFIIITLIAGALKAVAGNAIVAHAFGGIRIAVCVLVVAAVVKLFKPSVKDKLTAVIFVATFIAMILIDISPITIVIIAGLLGFFAKRLVSKGGDKA; encoded by the coding sequence TTGAATGTTTATTTGGACATGTTCTGGGCCTTTTTCTGCATTGGAGGTCTAACCTTCGGTGGCGGCTATGCCATGCTGCCCATGCTGGAGCGCGAAATTGTTGACCGCCGCCATTGGACGACCTCTGAGGAGCTGCTCGATTTTTACGCCGTGGGACAATGTACGCCCGGCATCATTGCGGTTAACGTTGCAACGCTGATTGGTTTTCGGCAAAAGCGCTATCTGGGTGCTTTTTTCTGTACCGCAGGTGTTGTGGCACCGTCGTTTATTATCATCACCCTCATTGCAGGGGCGCTTAAAGCCGTCGCCGGTAATGCAATTGTAGCGCATGCTTTTGGTGGAATCCGCATCGCGGTCTGTGTATTGGTTGTTGCGGCGGTTGTCAAACTGTTTAAGCCCAGCGTCAAAGATAAATTGACCGCAGTCATTTTTGTTGCCACCTTTATTGCTATGATCCTGATTGATATCTCGCCTATTACCATTGTTATCATCGCCGGTCTGCTCGGCTTTTTCGCAAAGCGATTGGTTTCAAAGGGAGGCGATAAAGCATGA
- a CDS encoding DMT family transporter yields the protein MYHKLSTSPLLPSMLLLSVAFIWGGGFIFTNIAVQCGISPALLLTLRFFIPAAIMAVLFNKELAISSLEDLKFGLIAGTILFVAFICQTYGIKFTTPANNAFLTATNVIMVPFLSLILFKQKPGLRSTVSAFICFVGASVLSWSPGVGLTFNIGDWLSLLCAFLFACHYAYLGVSAKRIRSAAVLSFFQLAVVSALSLATFLIFERPLFSAAALKSGMGAILYLALLSTGYCYFVQSWAQRRFSASGTAIILSTEGLFGSLLSVLWGFDEPTIMLLAGGGIILFSVILVQLDFDEIKRLLNKNAQSD from the coding sequence ATGTATCACAAGCTTTCCACCTCGCCCCTGCTGCCGAGTATGCTGCTGCTTTCGGTGGCTTTTATCTGGGGCGGTGGCTTTATTTTCACGAACATTGCAGTGCAGTGTGGCATCTCTCCGGCGCTGTTGCTCACACTGCGTTTTTTTATACCCGCCGCGATCATGGCTGTGCTTTTTAACAAAGAGCTGGCCATTTCTAGCCTCGAAGACTTGAAATTCGGCCTGATAGCGGGTACGATATTATTTGTCGCATTTATCTGTCAGACTTATGGTATCAAATTTACCACACCGGCCAACAACGCTTTTTTGACCGCCACCAACGTGATTATGGTGCCATTTTTAAGCCTGATTTTGTTTAAACAAAAGCCGGGATTGCGCTCAACGGTGAGTGCCTTCATCTGTTTTGTTGGTGCCTCCGTGCTCTCGTGGTCGCCGGGGGTGGGGCTTACCTTTAATATCGGCGATTGGCTTTCGCTGTTGTGCGCGTTTTTATTTGCTTGCCATTACGCCTACCTTGGTGTTTCGGCAAAGCGGATACGCAGCGCTGCAGTTTTAAGTTTTTTTCAGTTAGCGGTGGTGTCTGCCCTCTCATTGGCAACATTTCTAATTTTTGAGCGGCCGCTATTTTCGGCGGCAGCATTAAAATCTGGCATGGGTGCCATATTATATCTTGCATTGTTATCCACCGGCTATTGCTATTTTGTTCAAAGCTGGGCACAGCGCCGGTTTTCCGCCTCGGGCACCGCGATTATTCTCTCGACCGAGGGACTGTTCGGCAGCCTGCTTTCAGTACTTTGGGGCTTTGACGAGCCCACCATTATGCTGCTGGCGGGCGGCGGCATTATTTTGTTTTCAGTTATATTGGTGCAATTGGATTTTGATGAAATAAAGCGTCTATTAAATAAAAATGCTCAATCGGATTGA
- a CDS encoding YjjG family noncanonical pyrimidine nucleotidase: protein MRYKTILFDADGTLLDFSAAQDQAFLTSCAQFQIVADTELAQRYDKVNQSLWERLERKEITRSQLIDTRFQLFFDQVGITDVDPVAFSRHYAQGLSHGFNLIEGAIPVLQALQPHFQLVIITNGIAEVQKIRLAGAALDHYFSNIIISGEIGFEKPDAVFFEQALLRSGVTDPAQALVVGDSLSADIAGGNGFGLDTCWYNPKGAPVPEEPKPTYTIQNLYELLSLLKAPAHL from the coding sequence ATGCGTTATAAAACGATTCTATTTGATGCAGATGGAACACTGCTTGATTTTTCAGCGGCACAGGACCAAGCGTTCTTGACGAGCTGTGCCCAGTTTCAGATAGTTGCCGATACAGAGCTGGCACAGCGCTATGACAAAGTTAACCAATCGTTGTGGGAACGGCTGGAACGCAAGGAAATCACCCGCTCTCAGCTTATTGATACGCGTTTTCAACTGTTTTTTGATCAGGTGGGCATAACCGACGTCGACCCGGTTGCCTTTAGCCGTCATTACGCACAGGGTCTTTCGCATGGTTTCAACCTGATTGAGGGCGCTATTCCAGTGTTGCAGGCTCTCCAGCCGCATTTTCAGCTGGTTATCATCACAAACGGCATTGCGGAGGTGCAGAAAATCCGCTTGGCGGGCGCTGCGCTTGATCATTACTTTTCAAATATTATCATTTCCGGGGAAATTGGTTTTGAAAAGCCCGACGCAGTCTTTTTTGAACAGGCGCTTTTACGCTCTGGCGTGACTGATCCTGCTCAGGCACTGGTTGTAGGCGATTCGCTTTCCGCAGACATTGCGGGTGGCAACGGTTTTGGCCTTGATACCTGCTGGTATAATCCCAAGGGTGCGCCCGTGCCGGAAGAACCCAAACCAACCTATACTATCCAAAACCTTTACGAACTACTTTCGTTACTTAAAGCTCCTGCACATCTATAA
- a CDS encoding DUF1294 domain-containing protein, translated as MTFSLLTFAMCAIDKNAARHERRRIPEKRFFLLALCGGGAGLWCGMLCFRHKTKHWYFWVIAVSTTLVQFSLLVWMALKVGGTI; from the coding sequence TTGACCTTTTCCCTTCTGACCTTTGCGATGTGCGCCATCGACAAAAATGCAGCTCGGCATGAGAGACGGCGCATACCTGAAAAACGCTTCTTTTTATTGGCACTGTGCGGCGGCGGTGCGGGACTTTGGTGCGGAATGCTCTGTTTCCGCCACAAAACAAAGCACTGGTATTTCTGGGTTATCGCCGTTTCAACAACGCTCGTCCAGTTCTCTCTTTTGGTCTGGATGGCACTTAAAGTCGGCGGTACGATATAA
- a CDS encoding class B sortase — MNKMFSTKLIALMLVLAMALTFTGCGKKPSSSEEPSSEPTSSSSTVEDEDDDADVVRVFQIEKIDEGIKRNADTKGWLYIPNTEIDDAVVQAKDNDYYLRLTEDKEYSIFGCYYADFRNNLGARDDLSKNTIIYGHSDYKDNPEGKKFSQLFHYAKDIDFVRNNPYIYFSTTEDDLVWQVFAVFYTHIDFNYIQDNPTDPEFKNIISEAKARSEYIIDVPVDENDKILTLSTCTGLYNAADKDNYRMVVMAKLMPSNEISTNKMTMEVKPNPSPKKS, encoded by the coding sequence ATGAACAAAATGTTTTCCACAAAACTAATTGCTCTTATGTTGGTGCTGGCAATGGCGCTTACATTTACCGGCTGTGGAAAGAAGCCGTCTTCGTCCGAAGAACCCTCCTCCGAGCCGACGAGCTCATCCTCCACTGTTGAAGACGAGGATGATGACGCCGACGTGGTGCGTGTATTCCAGATTGAGAAGATTGACGAGGGCATTAAGCGCAACGCCGATACCAAGGGCTGGCTTTACATTCCCAACACCGAGATTGATGATGCTGTAGTACAGGCCAAGGACAACGACTATTATCTACGTCTGACTGAGGACAAGGAATATTCGATCTTTGGCTGCTATTATGCAGACTTCCGCAACAACCTGGGTGCCCGTGATGATCTGAGCAAGAACACCATCATCTACGGCCACTCCGATTATAAGGACAACCCCGAAGGCAAAAAGTTCTCGCAGCTTTTCCACTACGCGAAGGATATTGATTTTGTCCGCAACAACCCTTATATCTACTTCTCCACCACCGAGGATGATCTGGTTTGGCAGGTATTTGCGGTATTCTATACCCATATTGATTTTAATTATATTCAGGATAACCCCACCGATCCCGAGTTTAAAAACATTATCAGCGAGGCGAAGGCCAGAAGCGAGTACATTATTGATGTACCGGTAGACGAGAACGACAAAATTCTTACTCTTTCTACCTGCACCGGTCTTTATAACGCCGCCGACAAGGACAACTACCGCATGGTTGTAATGGCGAAATTGATGCCCTCTAATGAAATTTCGACCAACAAGATGACGATGGAAGTCAAGCCTAATCCTTCCCCCAAAAAGAGCTAA
- a CDS encoding DUF1540 domain-containing protein yields MDKSANKNIGCTVSQCAHHCKSENFCSLPQINVGTHEPNPTLIECTDCNSFKLQS; encoded by the coding sequence ATGGACAAATCCGCTAATAAAAATATTGGATGTACTGTTTCTCAGTGCGCACATCACTGTAAGTCTGAAAACTTTTGTTCTCTGCCGCAAATCAATGTGGGCACCCACGAGCCAAATCCTACACTGATTGAATGTACCGACTGTAATTCCTTTAAGTTACAATCTTAA
- a CDS encoding SH3 domain-containing protein — protein MKKYLKTLFLAAVLAASLSGFAVQSAAAGAGATAGVVSTVSSPLMVRTAASVESAIVATLPKDSTVTLLSKSGSWWYVEYSTGKFGYCHANYITQISSSRAGYVATSSGALNIRTGGSTDYSVEARLPKGTGLVVLSENNGWSRVLYNGTAIGYASSAYVSDYALTQENAPVTYKAITLPVPDYKQYDSRWASLKVGRSGKTLSAIGCVTTALADTESYRKGSSAVTPATMLNQLSYNASGDVYWPSHYQKYIGSNYLSVLYQQLSVGKPVILGAKTSTGRMHWVVVKGYTGGNTLSTSGFLINDPGSNYRTTLATLMKEYPYFYKLEYYY, from the coding sequence TTGAAAAAATACCTAAAAACACTGTTTTTGGCAGCCGTTTTGGCTGCGTCACTGTCCGGATTTGCGGTGCAGTCCGCAGCGGCCGGAGCAGGGGCGACAGCGGGTGTTGTTAGCACCGTATCCAGTCCACTTATGGTCAGGACCGCAGCCTCTGTCGAATCTGCCATCGTAGCGACGCTCCCGAAGGACAGCACGGTTACGCTTCTATCAAAATCAGGTTCCTGGTGGTATGTCGAATATTCAACGGGTAAGTTTGGATACTGTCACGCGAATTACATAACACAGATATCTTCAAGCCGCGCGGGCTATGTCGCTACTTCAAGCGGCGCACTCAATATCCGCACGGGAGGAAGTACGGATTATTCGGTGGAGGCGCGGCTTCCCAAGGGAACAGGGCTGGTTGTACTTTCAGAAAACAACGGCTGGAGCCGGGTTCTCTATAACGGAACGGCAATTGGTTATGCCAGCAGCGCATACGTTTCGGATTATGCGCTGACACAGGAGAATGCGCCCGTTACTTATAAGGCGATCACGCTGCCGGTACCGGATTACAAACAGTATGACAGTCGGTGGGCCTCGTTAAAGGTTGGCAGATCGGGCAAAACGCTCAGCGCCATCGGATGTGTGACCACGGCGCTGGCTGATACAGAAAGCTATCGCAAGGGCAGCAGTGCGGTAACCCCGGCCACCATGCTCAATCAGCTTTCTTACAATGCCTCAGGCGACGTTTACTGGCCAAGTCACTATCAAAAGTACATCGGTTCTAATTACCTTTCGGTACTGTATCAGCAACTCAGTGTCGGTAAGCCGGTCATTTTAGGGGCAAAAACCTCGACGGGCCGCATGCATTGGGTTGTGGTTAAAGGTTATACCGGTGGTAACACGCTGAGCACCTCGGGATTTCTGATCAACGACCCGGGTTCGAACTACCGCACAACATTGGCTACGTTAATGAAGGAGTACCCCTACTTCTATAAATTAGAATATTACTATTAA
- a CDS encoding ABC transporter ATP-binding protein codes for MMDNLIVLRDIAVSYDGEQVLNHINLEIRDKEFITLLGPSGCGKTTTLRIIGGFVEATEGDIFFDGVRINDLPPYKRPVNTVFQRYALFPHLNVFENVEFGLKIKKIPQPERRAKVKEMLELVGLKGFERRNINQLSGGQQQRIAIARALVNHPRVLLLDEPLGALDLKLRKEMQIELKRIQQSTGITFVYVTHDQEEALTMSDRVVVMKSGNILQIGTPQDIYNEPVSAFVADFIGESNIIPGIMRRDYCVEFAGNSFQCVDVGFDPDQLVDIVVRPEDIKIVDAEQGMLTGVVESVTFKGVHYEMLVEGAGTRWLIQNTLAAEPGQLIGMNILPNDIHIMDREEDQLALDMTEGGNEKQ; via the coding sequence ATCATGGATAATTTAATCGTCCTTCGGGACATCGCTGTGTCGTATGACGGGGAACAGGTTTTAAACCACATCAACCTCGAAATTCGGGACAAAGAGTTCATCACACTATTAGGGCCTTCGGGGTGTGGAAAAACCACCACACTGCGAATCATCGGCGGTTTCGTCGAGGCCACTGAGGGTGATATTTTTTTTGACGGCGTGCGAATCAACGACCTGCCGCCTTACAAGCGCCCAGTCAACACTGTCTTTCAGCGCTATGCACTATTCCCGCATCTCAATGTTTTTGAAAACGTTGAGTTCGGCCTTAAAATTAAAAAAATACCGCAACCTGAGCGCCGCGCCAAAGTTAAGGAAATGCTTGAACTTGTGGGGCTTAAAGGTTTTGAGCGCCGCAATATTAATCAACTTTCAGGTGGTCAGCAGCAACGCATCGCTATTGCGAGAGCGTTGGTCAACCACCCCCGCGTGCTGCTGCTCGACGAGCCGCTTGGTGCGCTGGATCTAAAACTGCGCAAGGAGATGCAGATCGAGTTAAAGCGCATCCAGCAGTCAACTGGTATCACGTTTGTATATGTCACCCACGATCAGGAAGAGGCGCTTACCATGAGTGATCGCGTGGTTGTTATGAAGAGTGGTAACATTTTGCAGATCGGCACACCGCAGGATATTTACAATGAGCCAGTCAGCGCCTTTGTCGCTGATTTTATTGGCGAGAGCAACATCATCCCCGGAATCATGCGCCGTGACTACTGCGTCGAGTTTGCCGGCAACAGCTTTCAATGTGTCGACGTGGGCTTTGACCCCGACCAGCTCGTCGACATTGTGGTGCGCCCAGAGGATATTAAGATTGTCGATGCTGAGCAGGGCATGCTGACGGGCGTGGTCGAGTCGGTCACCTTTAAGGGCGTGCATTATGAGATGCTCGTCGAGGGTGCGGGTACGCGCTGGCTGATTCAAAACACGTTGGCGGCCGAACCCGGCCAGCTGATTGGTATGAACATTCTGCCAAACGACATCCACATCATGGACCGTGA